In one Oncorhynchus nerka isolate Pitt River linkage group LG7, Oner_Uvic_2.0, whole genome shotgun sequence genomic region, the following are encoded:
- the mfsd4ab gene encoding major facilitator superfamily domain-containing protein 4B — MFIEERIITLFKRNFHHTCTYWSVFFSFGLCIAFLGPTILDLRCQTQSTLSQITWVFFSQQFCLLIGSSIGGVFKKTLFSALAALFLSSLLISVIFAIIPLCHNVLLLAIAMAVSGLAMGIIDTIANIQLVAIYQKDSAVFLQALHFFIGFGALVSPLIADPFLSETGCRVGNVTENVTEIMHHFRNTLRNSPIVMHNVSMDHLPLAEEPEESIVSYAFWIMAMINLPVPMAVLFLMYQEQLIPCCRSTTPLLLDKDELSMENQGAEGPDTEPKDQEEGGGHGDIFSCCQNNNLRELPVSFFGIHIVGGMVLFMTDGIVGAYAGFVYTYAVSPPISLPNKTAGYLVSIFWAAITAGRLVSIPLTFRFQPVRLLMINLAGVIVTVLLLLVLDTSSIFLFVGTTLLGLFLSSIFPCMLAYTEDILDYQGCATSVLVTSAGMGEMVMQVLVGSIIQSEGSYSFLLCGMIIGCMGSILFFGLLFLHRMHRKYLTGTSVKSAMVEELPPAAAVVDSKTEQKESS; from the exons ATGTTTATAGAAGAGCGGATTATAACACTTTTTAAAAGGAACTTTCACCACACCTGTACATACTGGAGTGTGTTCTTCAGTTTTGGACTGTGTATAGCCTTCCTGGGACCCACCATATTGGACTTGCGATGTcaaacccagtctacactgagCCAGATCACCTGGGTCTTCTTCTCCCAGCAGTTCTGCCTGCTCATCGGCAGCTCAATCGGAGGGGTCTTCAAGAAAAC GTTGTTCAGTGCTCTAGCTGCACTGTTCTTGTCCTCGCTACTCATCTCTGTAATATTTGCAATCATCCCCCTCTGCCATAATGTGCTGCTGTTGGCTATTGCCATGGCTGTGTCCGGTCTGGCCATGGGCATCATTGACACCATCGCCAACATCCAGCTGGTCGCCATATATCAGAAGGACTCGGCTGTCTTTCTCCAG GCCCTCCACTTCTTCATTGGGTTCGGGGCGCTGGTGAGCCCTCTGATTGCTGATCCCTTCCTGTCGGAGACAGGCTGCAGGGTGGGGAATGTGACAGAAAATGTGACCGAGATCATGCACCACTTCAGGAACACGCTGAGGAACAGCCCCATTGTGATGCACAACGTGTCCATGGACCACCTGCCCCTAGCAGAGGAGCCAGAGGAGTCCATCGTGTCCTACGCCTTCTGGATCATGGCAATGATCAAT CTGCCAGTGCCAATGGCAGTGTTATTCCTGATGTACCAGGAGCAGTTGATCCCCTGCTGCCGCAGCACCACACCTCTTTTGCTGGACAAAGACGAGCTGTCCATGGAGAACCAGGGGGCCGAGGGGCCTGACACAGAACCTAAAGaccaggaggagggaggag GTCATGGGGATATCTTCAGCTGCTGTCAGAATAACAACCTGCGTGAGTTGCCTGTGTCCTTCTTTGGGATTCATATCGTTGGTGGAATGGTCCTGTTCATGACCGATGGCATTGTG GGTGCGTATGCAGGCTTTGTGTACACATATGCAGTGTCTCCCCCCATTTCTCTACCTAATAAGACTGCGGGATACCTGGTTAGTATCTTCTGGGCAGCCATTACTGCAGGACGTCTGGTGTCCATCCCTCTCACCTTCCGCTTCCAGCCCGTTCGACTGCTCATGATTAATCTG GCTGGTGTCATTGTCACAGTGTTGTTGCTGCTCGTCCTCGACACCAGCAGTATATTCCTGTTTGTTGGGACCACTCTACTGGGCCTGTTCCTCAGCAGCATCTTCCCCTGTATGCTGGCTTACACTGAGGACATCCTGGACTACCAAG GATGTGCAACCTCAGTTCTGGTAACAAGTGCTGGGATGGGAGAAATGGTCATGCAAGTCCTTGTTGGATCG ATCATCCAGAGTGAAGGCAGCTATAGTTTCCTGCTCTGTGGAATGATAATCGGTTGTATGGGCTCCATCCTCTTCTTCGGGCTGCTGTTCTTACATCGCATGCACAGGAAATACCTCACTG GAACCTCAGTGAAGTCAGCCATGGTGGAGGAGCtcccaccagcagcagcagtagtagacaGTAAAACAGAACAGAAGGAGAGTAGCTGA
- the LOC115132316 gene encoding acidic mammalian chitinase-like, which produces MGKVLFVTALALLLHAQLGSSYILSCYFTNWAQYRPPPAIYMPNDIDPCLCTHLLYAFATMKNNELATFEWNDVELYSQFNGLKNQNGNLKTLLSVGGWNFGSSGFSAMVASPTNRQTFINSVIVFLRKYEFDGLDIDWEYPANRGSPPQDQQLYSVLVEEMRAAFEKEAKQTNKARLLLSAAVSAGRGTISSAYEIPKLGQALDMINVMSYDFHGSWDPFTGECSPLYKSPADNGGFIYFNVDYAMNYWKNHGAPAEKLMVGFPTYGNTFTLTNAANNGIGASIAGAGTPGKYTQEAGELAYFEICGFLKDGATEVWDTPQDVPYAYKGTQWVGYDNVKSFGIKVDWLKKNNFGGAMVWTLDMDDYTGTYCGQGKYPLINVLKKGLNLESAPCNPPATPLPLIKGTTNGGDDGGDSGGSSSGGSSSGGSPSGGTTSETSGMNSNFCVGKAAGLYADPKNKNQFYNCSQGKTYFQYCATGLVFDTSCSCCNWS; this is translated from the exons ATGGGCAAAGTACTGTTTGTGACGG CTCTAGCCCTGCTGCTGCATGCACAGCTCG GGTCCTCCTACATTTTGTCATGCTACTTCACAAACTGGGCACAGTACAGACCACCCCCCGCCATTTACATGCCCAATGACATTGACCCATGTCTGTGTACCCATCTTCTCTATGCCTTCGCCACTATGAAGAACAACGAACTGGCCACCTTCGAGTGGAATGACGTAGAGCTCTATAGCCAGTTCAATGGCCTGAAGAACCA GAATGGCAACTTGAAGACTCTTCTGTCTGTTGGAGGATGGAACTTCGGCTCTTCTGG ATTCTCTGCCATGGTGGCCAGCCCCACCAACCGCCAGACCTTCATCAACTCTGTGATAGTGTTTCTGAGGAAGTATGAGTTTGATGGTCTGGACATCGACTGGGAGTACCCAGCCAACAGAGGGAGCCCTCCTCAGGATCAGCAGCTCTACTCTGTTCTCGTGGAG GAAATGAGGGCAGCATTTGAGAAGGAGGCTAAGCAGACTAACAAGGCCCGTCtcctgctgtctgctgctgtctccGCTGGAAGGGGTACCATCAGCTCTGCTTACGAAATCCCCAAGCTTGGACA GGCCTTGGACATGATCAATGTCATGTCATATGACTTCCACGGCTCCTGGGATCCCTTCACTGGAGAGTGCAGCCCCCTGTACAAGAGCCCTGCTGACAATGGTGGTTTCATCTACTTCAATGTG GACTATGCTATGAACTACTGGAAGAACCATGGAGCACCAGCAGAGAAACTGATGGTTGGGTTCCCCACCTACGGCAACACATTCACCCTGACGAATGCAGCTAACAACGGAATCGGAGCATCTATTGCCGGGGCTGGAACTCCAGGCAAATACACACAGGAGGCTGGAGAGCTGGCTTACTTTGAG ATCTGTGGGTTTTTGAAAGACGGAGCCACAGAGGTTTGGGACACACCACAGGACGTGCCGTACGCCTACAAAGGAACCCAGTGGGTGGGCTATGACAATGTCAAGAGCTTTGGGATCAAG GTTGACTGGCTGAAGAAGAACAACTTTGGAGGAGCCATGGTCTGGACTCTTGATATGGATGACTATACCGGCACCTACTGTGGCCAGGGAAAATATCCTCTCATCAACGTCCTCAAGAAAGGCCTCAATCTGGAATCAGCAC CTTGCAATCCCCCTGCAACTCCCCTGCCCCTTATTAAGGGAACTACCAATGGAGGTGATGATGGTGGGGACTCTGGAGGCAGCTCGAGCGGAGGCAGTTCCAGTGGAGGCAGCCCCAGCGGTGGGACCACCAGTGAGACCAGTGGCATGAACAGTAACTTCTGTGTTGGCAAAGCTGCTGGGCTGTACGCCGACCCCAAGAACAAGAACCAGTTCTACAACTGCAGTCAGGGCAAGACCTACTTCCAGTACTGTGCTACTGGCCTGGTCTTCGACACCTCATGCTCTTGCTGCAACTGGTCCTAA
- the LOC115132318 gene encoding cell division control protein 42 homolog isoform X1, whose product MQTIKCVVVGDGAVGKTCLLISYTTNKFPSEYVPTVFDNYAVTVMIGGEPYTLGLFDTAGQEDYDRLRPLSYPQTDVFLVCFSSVSPSSFENVKEKWVPEITHHCPKTPFLLVGTQIDLRDDPSTVEKLAKNKQKPISPETAEKLARDLKAVKYVECSALTQKGLKNVFDEAILAALEPPEPKKRRKCVLL is encoded by the exons ATGCAGACGATTAAATGTGTTGTGGTTGGAGATGGAGCGGTGGGAAAAACCTGCCTTTTGATTTCATACACAACCAACAAATTCCCCTCTGAATATGTACCAACA GTGTTTGATAACTATGCAGTAACTGTCATGATTGGAGGTGAACCTTACACCCTAGGATTATTTGATACTGCGG GTCAGGAGGATTATGACAGGTTACGGCCTTTGAGCTATCCCCAGACTGATGTTTTCCTAGTTTGTTTCTCTAGTGTTTCACCCTCTTCATTTGAGAATGTTAAAGAAAAG TGGGTACCTGAAATCACTCACCACTGTCCGAAGACACCATTCCTGCTGGTTGGAACTCAGATTGACCTGAGAGATGACCCTTCCACAGTAGAGAAGCTGGCCAAGAACAAACAGAAGCCCATCAGCCCTGAGACAGCTGAGAAGCTCGCCCGTGACCTGAAAGCAGTCAAATACGTTGAGTGCTCTGCCCTAACACAG AAAGGACTAAAGAATGTGTTTGATGAGGCAATACTGGCTGCCCTGGAGCCTCCGGAACCCAAGAAGAGGCGCAAATGTGTGCTGCTCTGA
- the LOC115132318 gene encoding cell division control protein 42 homolog isoform X2, which produces MQTIKCVVVGDGAVGKTCLLISYTTNKFPSEYVPTVFDNYAVTVMIGGEPYTLGLFDTAGQEDYDRLRPLSYPQTDVFLVCFSSVSPSSFENVKEKWVPEITHHCPKTPFLLVGTQIDLRDDPSTVEKLAKNKQKPISPETAEKLARDLKAVKYVECSALTQRGLKNVFDEAILAALEPPETQRKCCLF; this is translated from the exons ATGCAGACGATTAAATGTGTTGTGGTTGGAGATGGAGCGGTGGGAAAAACCTGCCTTTTGATTTCATACACAACCAACAAATTCCCCTCTGAATATGTACCAACA GTGTTTGATAACTATGCAGTAACTGTCATGATTGGAGGTGAACCTTACACCCTAGGATTATTTGATACTGCGG GTCAGGAGGATTATGACAGGTTACGGCCTTTGAGCTATCCCCAGACTGATGTTTTCCTAGTTTGTTTCTCTAGTGTTTCACCCTCTTCATTTGAGAATGTTAAAGAAAAG TGGGTACCTGAAATCACTCACCACTGTCCGAAGACACCATTCCTGCTGGTTGGAACTCAGATTGACCTGAGAGATGACCCTTCCACAGTAGAGAAGCTGGCCAAGAACAAACAGAAGCCCATCAGCCCTGAGACAGCTGAGAAGCTCGCCCGTGACCTGAAAGCAGTCAAATACGTTGAGTGCTCTGCCCTAACACAG cGAGGTCTGAAGAATGTATTTGATGAAGCTATCCTAGCAGCTCTAGAACCCCCTGAAACCCAGAGAAAGTGCTGTCTGTTTTGA
- the LOC115132317 gene encoding F-box only protein 44-like isoform X1, with protein sequence MNRERETLLDEIEQSLWTLTEDNLRHLCVRCGIGGVDDSEVKGKSRRALRRKLIQDYCEKEDLMESEDEGIFCLLQLKDEIKVISDSEDAANRLPTSPSQSAPTTHLDSEPSGETGAAAGRKEEVGGPQSSRKFTGMLPVLPLEVLEEMLLNVPPQQVVCVCRLVCREWKEVVDSDSLWRERCRREGYQTDVTKLPKDWRLFYFLCKKRRNLLKNPRADDKFKGWQIMENGGDKWKIESVEEVPLPDNTVQKYFATSYSTCRKSQLIDLEKEGYRPSFMDDFQPDIIISDWYAPRRECGAKYEICVELLNHKKQPIKKFSPGTVIFQNWDDHKWNQMTHVFKNYGPGVRYIRFIHGGKDTLYWAGWYGIRVTNSSIEICPSVDR encoded by the exons ATGAATCGAGAAAGAGAAACGTTGTTGGATGAAATCGAACAGAGTTTATGGACTTTAACTGAGGACAATTTACGGCACCTGTGTGTACGTTGTGGAATAGGAGGTGTAGATGACTCTGAAGTGAAAGGAAAGAGCCGTCGCGCATTGCGGCGCAAACTGATTCAAGATTACTGTGAGAAGGAGGATTTAATGGAATCAGAGGATGAGGGAATATTTTGTCTGTTACAACTGAAAGACGAAATAAAAGTAATATCAGACTCGGAGGATGCTGCGAACCGTCTGCCTACTAGTCCTAGCCAGTCGGCGCCAACGACGCACTTGGACAGTGAACCCAGCGGAGAGACAGGAGCTGCGGCAGGACGGAAAGAGGAGGTAGGGGGTCCTCAGTCCAGCAGAAAG TTCACAGGCATGCTACCTGTGCTCCCTCTAGAAGTCCTGGAGGAGATGCTCCTAAATGTCCCTCCACAgcaggtggtgtgtgtctgtcgacTTGTGTGTCGTGAGTGGAAAGAAGTGGTGGACAGTGATTCCCTTTGGAGAGAGAGGTGTCGAAGAGAAGGATACCAGACAGATGTGACTAAACTACCTAAAGACTGGCGTTTGTTTTACTTCTTGTGTAAGAAGAGACGTAATCTTCTCAAGAACCCCAGAGCAGATG ATAAATTCAAGGGCTGGCAAATTATGGAGAATGGAGGGGATAAATGGAAAATAGAGTCAGTGGAAGAAGTGCCGCTTCCTGACAACACTGTCCAAAAGTACTTTGCGACTTCTTACTC GACCTGCAGGAAGTCTCAGCTGATTGACTTGGAGAAAGAGGGTTACAGGCCTTCTTTCATGGATGACTTTCAACCCGACATCATTATATCCGACTG GTATGCTCCACGGAGGGAATGTGGCGCAAAATATGAGATCTGTGTTGAGTTGCTAAATCATAAGAAGCAGCCAATTAAGAAGTTTAGTCCAGGAACTGTCATCTTTCAAAACTGGGATGATCATAAATGGAATCAG ATGACTCATGTGTTCAAGAATTATGGACCAGGTGTGCGGTACATCCGATTCATTCATGGAGGAAAGGATACTCTGTACTGGGCTGGCTGGTATGGAATTCGGGTCACCAACAGTAGCATCGAGATCTGCCCATCGGTGGACAGATAG
- the LOC115132317 gene encoding F-box only protein 44-like isoform X3, with the protein MSLLHPLLRILTIFQQQTALTLQCLRGALHQLLFSSFGFGCDSDLDPRTVQHLLLTIPGCFLMCVWGRSPAGRSTTFNEDPVLDTVLNIGLKQLFTGMLPVLPLEVLEEMLLNVPPQQVVCVCRLVCREWKEVVDSDSLWRERCRREGYQTDVTKLPKDWRLFYFLCKKRRNLLKNPRADDKFKGWQIMENGGDKWKIESVEEVPLPDNTVQKYFATSYSTCRKSQLIDLEKEGYRPSFMDDFQPDIIISDWYAPRRECGAKYEICVELLNHKKQPIKKFSPGTVIFQNWDDHKWNQMTHVFKNYGPGVRYIRFIHGGKDTLYWAGWYGIRVTNSSIEICPSVDR; encoded by the exons ATGAGCTTGCTGCACCCGCTACTGAGAATTTTGACAATTTTTCAGCAGCAAACTGCTCTAACTCTTCAATGTTTGAGGGGTGCCCTCCACCAACTGCTTTTTTCATCTTTTGGTTTTGGATGTGATTCAGATCTGGACCCCAGAACAGTCCAGCATCTCTTGTTAACCATTCCTGGTTGCTTTTTgatgtgtgtttggggtcgttctCCTGCTGGAAGATCTACAACCTTTAATGAAGATCCAGTTTTGGACACTGTGCTGAACATTGGACTCAAACAGCTG TTCACAGGCATGCTACCTGTGCTCCCTCTAGAAGTCCTGGAGGAGATGCTCCTAAATGTCCCTCCACAgcaggtggtgtgtgtctgtcgacTTGTGTGTCGTGAGTGGAAAGAAGTGGTGGACAGTGATTCCCTTTGGAGAGAGAGGTGTCGAAGAGAAGGATACCAGACAGATGTGACTAAACTACCTAAAGACTGGCGTTTGTTTTACTTCTTGTGTAAGAAGAGACGTAATCTTCTCAAGAACCCCAGAGCAGATG ATAAATTCAAGGGCTGGCAAATTATGGAGAATGGAGGGGATAAATGGAAAATAGAGTCAGTGGAAGAAGTGCCGCTTCCTGACAACACTGTCCAAAAGTACTTTGCGACTTCTTACTC GACCTGCAGGAAGTCTCAGCTGATTGACTTGGAGAAAGAGGGTTACAGGCCTTCTTTCATGGATGACTTTCAACCCGACATCATTATATCCGACTG GTATGCTCCACGGAGGGAATGTGGCGCAAAATATGAGATCTGTGTTGAGTTGCTAAATCATAAGAAGCAGCCAATTAAGAAGTTTAGTCCAGGAACTGTCATCTTTCAAAACTGGGATGATCATAAATGGAATCAG ATGACTCATGTGTTCAAGAATTATGGACCAGGTGTGCGGTACATCCGATTCATTCATGGAGGAAAGGATACTCTGTACTGGGCTGGCTGGTATGGAATTCGGGTCACCAACAGTAGCATCGAGATCTGCCCATCGGTGGACAGATAG
- the LOC115132317 gene encoding F-box only protein 6-like isoform X4: MLPVLPLEVLEEMLLNVPPQQVVCVCRLVCREWKEVVDSDSLWRERCRREGYQTDVTKLPKDWRLFYFLCKKRRNLLKNPRADDKFKGWQIMENGGDKWKIESVEEVPLPDNTVQKYFATSYSTCRKSQLIDLEKEGYRPSFMDDFQPDIIISDWYAPRRECGAKYEICVELLNHKKQPIKKFSPGTVIFQNWDDHKWNQMTHVFKNYGPGVRYIRFIHGGKDTLYWAGWYGIRVTNSSIEICPSVDR; encoded by the exons ATGCTACCTGTGCTCCCTCTAGAAGTCCTGGAGGAGATGCTCCTAAATGTCCCTCCACAgcaggtggtgtgtgtctgtcgacTTGTGTGTCGTGAGTGGAAAGAAGTGGTGGACAGTGATTCCCTTTGGAGAGAGAGGTGTCGAAGAGAAGGATACCAGACAGATGTGACTAAACTACCTAAAGACTGGCGTTTGTTTTACTTCTTGTGTAAGAAGAGACGTAATCTTCTCAAGAACCCCAGAGCAGATG ATAAATTCAAGGGCTGGCAAATTATGGAGAATGGAGGGGATAAATGGAAAATAGAGTCAGTGGAAGAAGTGCCGCTTCCTGACAACACTGTCCAAAAGTACTTTGCGACTTCTTACTC GACCTGCAGGAAGTCTCAGCTGATTGACTTGGAGAAAGAGGGTTACAGGCCTTCTTTCATGGATGACTTTCAACCCGACATCATTATATCCGACTG GTATGCTCCACGGAGGGAATGTGGCGCAAAATATGAGATCTGTGTTGAGTTGCTAAATCATAAGAAGCAGCCAATTAAGAAGTTTAGTCCAGGAACTGTCATCTTTCAAAACTGGGATGATCATAAATGGAATCAG ATGACTCATGTGTTCAAGAATTATGGACCAGGTGTGCGGTACATCCGATTCATTCATGGAGGAAAGGATACTCTGTACTGGGCTGGCTGGTATGGAATTCGGGTCACCAACAGTAGCATCGAGATCTGCCCATCGGTGGACAGATAG
- the LOC115132317 gene encoding F-box only protein 6-like isoform X2, whose product MNRERETLLDEIEQSLWTLTEDNLRHLCVRCGIGGVDDSEVKGKSRRALRRKLIQDYCEKEDLMESEDEGIFCLLQLKDEIKVISDSEDAANRLPTSPSQSAPTTHLDSEPSGETGAAAGRKEEVGGPQSSRKFTGMLPVLPLEVLEEMLLNVPPQQVVCVCRLVCREWKEVVDSDSLWRERCRREGYQTDVTKLPKDWRLFYFLCKKRRNLLKNPRADDKFKGWQIMENGGDKWKIESVEEVPLPDNTVQKYFATSYSTCRKSQLIDLEKEGYRPSFMDDFQPDIIISDWYAPRRECGAKYEICVELLNHKKQPIKKFSPGTVIFQNWDDHKWNQDTDSTHLQAV is encoded by the exons ATGAATCGAGAAAGAGAAACGTTGTTGGATGAAATCGAACAGAGTTTATGGACTTTAACTGAGGACAATTTACGGCACCTGTGTGTACGTTGTGGAATAGGAGGTGTAGATGACTCTGAAGTGAAAGGAAAGAGCCGTCGCGCATTGCGGCGCAAACTGATTCAAGATTACTGTGAGAAGGAGGATTTAATGGAATCAGAGGATGAGGGAATATTTTGTCTGTTACAACTGAAAGACGAAATAAAAGTAATATCAGACTCGGAGGATGCTGCGAACCGTCTGCCTACTAGTCCTAGCCAGTCGGCGCCAACGACGCACTTGGACAGTGAACCCAGCGGAGAGACAGGAGCTGCGGCAGGACGGAAAGAGGAGGTAGGGGGTCCTCAGTCCAGCAGAAAG TTCACAGGCATGCTACCTGTGCTCCCTCTAGAAGTCCTGGAGGAGATGCTCCTAAATGTCCCTCCACAgcaggtggtgtgtgtctgtcgacTTGTGTGTCGTGAGTGGAAAGAAGTGGTGGACAGTGATTCCCTTTGGAGAGAGAGGTGTCGAAGAGAAGGATACCAGACAGATGTGACTAAACTACCTAAAGACTGGCGTTTGTTTTACTTCTTGTGTAAGAAGAGACGTAATCTTCTCAAGAACCCCAGAGCAGATG ATAAATTCAAGGGCTGGCAAATTATGGAGAATGGAGGGGATAAATGGAAAATAGAGTCAGTGGAAGAAGTGCCGCTTCCTGACAACACTGTCCAAAAGTACTTTGCGACTTCTTACTC GACCTGCAGGAAGTCTCAGCTGATTGACTTGGAGAAAGAGGGTTACAGGCCTTCTTTCATGGATGACTTTCAACCCGACATCATTATATCCGACTG GTATGCTCCACGGAGGGAATGTGGCGCAAAATATGAGATCTGTGTTGAGTTGCTAAATCATAAGAAGCAGCCAATTAAGAAGTTTAGTCCAGGAACTGTCATCTTTCAAAACTGGGATGATCATAAATGGAATCAG gacactgactcaacacaccttcaagctgtgtaa